GACACAATCACATCAACAGAGGACATTTGCCTCTCTTGCATCATTGCTTGCAAGGATTCCGCAGAACCTAATGCAATATCAAGATTTGGAAACCTTTTGTGTAGCTTCTCCGCAATTTTAGGATTGATTTCAACCGCAAACAAATGTGCAGATTCAGACTTTTTACGCAATATAACCTCTGTAAAAGCTCCCATTCCTGGTCCTATTTCAATGATATTAGAAGCCTGCTCAATGCCGATATTTTTTGTAATCATTTCCGCAAGATATTTAGAACTAGAGCATACAGCACCCGTTCGCTTCGGGTGCGCAAGATAATAGGGCAACAACCAATCCTCCTAATTAATAAATTCGTCTTGA
This genomic window from Helicobacter ganmani contains:
- a CDS encoding class I SAM-dependent methyltransferase is translated as MLPYYLAHPKRTGAVCSSSKYLAEMITKNIGIEQASNIIEIGPGMGAFTEVILRKKSESAHLFAVEINPKIAEKLHKRFPNLDIALGSAESLQAMMQERQMSSVDVIVSGIPWALLSQVTQKCILENIYNTLSPGGYFATFAYILPTLGAKRFRKRIYGDKMFSEIKKSKIVWNNFPPAFVYYCRK